The genome window CTCCATGAAAAGCAAACTCCGTCTCCTCATCAGGCTTGAAAATCACTGTCTTATTCCAACAATCAACTGAGGCATGGTGCCTTGATAACCAATTCATACCTAGTATCACATCAAAACCTACTATTTCTAAAATTACCAAATCGCCTAATAGGTTTCTACCTTGCACTTGAACCTCACAATCAACATAAACATATTCCCCAAACATAACGTCATCCGAAGGGATAGCTACACACAAAGGACTCTCTAACAAAATAGGTTGTTTAGTAAACCTTAAAGCAAAATATGACGACACGAAAGAATGAGTTGCCCCCGTGTCAAATAACACTCTAGCCTCGAAGGAACATATTAAGAGTGTACCTGAGACAACAGTATTGGATGTCTGGGCATCCTGCTGAGTAATGGCAAAAACTCGTGCCTGTCTCTGACTTGTTGGCGCAAAACCTCTACCGCCTACTCCACGGCCCCGCTGGCCACGCCCACCAGCTCCACGACCACCCTGAAACACAGAATGGCTAGCTGACTGAGTCTGAGTGGAAGATGTAATCGGTACAGAAGCACCAGGCTTGGACCACCGTTTGTTCGGACAATCCCTTAACAAGTGATCAGTCTGCCCGCAACCGAAACAAGCTCCTGTCTGCCTATAACAGACTGTGCCATAATGCCTAGACCCACAAGACTGACATTGAGGCCTCCCATCTGAACCTTGTGGTGTTAACTGAACAGTACCTCGGCTCTGAGTCGGACCAGCTCCACTCATGCTATGTCTATTGTTTCCTCTGATAATGGACCTCGACAAGAAATTCCTTGACTGACTTAATTGGCCCTGTCGGCCCCCATGTCCCCTGCTAGGACCTGTATCAGACCGCTGCTGAAAAGAGAACTGATTTGCCACTTTGGGCCTCTTAACCGAACCCACTGATAATTCATCCTCTAACTCTCGTGCCTCAATAGCTCGGGCACGATCCACTATGGCTGAGTACGTCTTAAACTCATGAGCCCCAATAGCTTTGAATAAGTAGCTATTAAGACCTCGAACAAACCTCTTAATCTTCCTCTCCTCAGTCGGTACCAAATACCCAGCAAATCTGGACAATCGTGTGAATTCCACTTCATACTCTGTCACACTCAAGTCACCCTGAAccaacttttcaaactcatatgATCTGGCTTCCCTTACACTTTCAGGTAGAAAACGTTCCAAAAACATCTCAGAAAATTCCTTCCACTCCATCGGTGGTGAACTAACTGCCCTTTCACCCCTCTTGGACTCATACCAGTTCACAGCCACCTCTCCTTCTAGCCTGAAAGATGCCAAAGTCACTGCACGATGATCCGTGCACCCCATGGCCTCACACCTACGCCACACTGCATCTAAAAACTGTTGTGGGTCCTCAGAGTTATCAACACCCTTAAAAGTAGGAGGTGCCAGCTTAAGGAACTCTGACAATGGTACTTTCACCCCATGCACGGTATGGGAAGTCGAAGATGCATTCTTatccttctccttctctctctcagtTAAAAGGTCAGCCAGGGTCTGCATGGCCTGTCCAATCTTATCCAAAGCACTGTCAGTATAAGACACCCTATCATGGGATTCCTGCTCCTGATTCTTACCAACATCCAGACCATAGTCTCCCTCAAACTCCACCTCATCCTGAACTTCTGCTTCCATTGGTTGAGGCGAAGGGGTTCTAACCCTCTTTTTGCGCCTCTCCTTCCTAAGCTGAGCGATAGGAATGTCCTCTTGATCATTACCGACATATTCGGCATTAACTACATGCTTAGCTCTCGGCATATTTCCTAAAAGAATGCATTTACATATATGTATCAACATAACTATAAAGGAGTTTTAAGGAGGACACACCAAACACTAGATTGGAGAATTATAAGAGGACTGACATCAAGACAAGATAGATCCTAAGCTCCACATATTACGagggttttgaaaaataaaaatgaataaaatagatTACGaggttttaataaaaaccgggctctgataccacctttgtcacgacccgaatcccgggtcCATGACCGGCAACGCAGGAGCGGTGCCGGAAGGACACCCCGCCCGCGCTAAGCCTCAAAACggacatatcaaaagaataatttattcaaaaatacgcagcatttcataatcttcagaaatcttatattattcaaaactgatgaaaccaaaagatagtttaaaactcctcatcagtaattaaaacaaaaacaataatccataatactcattacattgtcaaaatccaaacttaatcaaAACAAGGTAATAGTGGAGCGCCTAAGACATCGAATCAAACAGCCTTGAAAGATAAGCAAGGCATACCGACtcaaaactgaagaagcaggaacactcaacaaggttcacctgctatcagaaactaagaacctgaaataatattaagaatgaggggtgagttcaaccaactcagtgagggaataataattaatatacattttagatattcttgatatttatagTTCGCAAGAtcatttatcttgatatacatatacatatacatactaaacttatcatatacatatcatatacatactaaacGTATCATCATAACGTAGTGGACTATATGTCAGAGATCAGAtaacacccgaaggtgaccagatgacacccgaaggtgaccagaccagatgacacccgaaggtgaccactgtgggatgatcagtcgccacaggctgatgcctctctcaccagctaggtatacatacagaatactatgtgcacacaggctaactactctccgttagcatggagttactgacaagtcccatatcaaggcataatagatattcacataatcatcaaagaaacgtatatcatatcaaataggaTTTACTTTGACAGATtgcgagtgcaaattcaagaataaatgagtactcggaaaataagcaacatatataattattcaaggAATTAACGAGTTGTACTCattgtataatcaacatacatatttacttatcatatatgcatattaaagattattccactcacccggaaaatatagaactaaaagGAATGTCAGACGAAAGACCCGAAAATCCTATTGAGGAtcgttaggagaacctacaacaatatgaaaatatactcaaaagcaactcaaacaagagatcccaatgcataaaataaaactaggtttagtctcctaagtttatggactaaaacgataattttccaaaacagggaccaaaacgtaattttaccaaaattggaCCAATCTGGAAAATACATAACTATACTGAattttcacccataaaccatccttaattctgtctagaacgaaccagggaccgaactgtaattttcataaagttcagggactaaaatgtaaattcccaaaattgagggaccaaactgaaaatattccaaatcaattatcaaactcagattcatcatccttaacctcataataacactgtccagaatctcaaaatacaattaggggtcaaattataattttcccaaagtttagggactaaactgtaatttcacaaattgagggaccaaattgaattttcgtcatcttcaacctcaaacccagaattttaCAGATTACCTACTGTCATCACCTGATTTCTAAcataatttcaccattcaaataaaatcataactcaaaatcatcatatttACCTCCAATCTCTCACaatcaactaattaaccaattactcacaacaatcaacccataaccttccaattaattcatcaatcaaactcaaaacacaatattcaaaaccctaaaatttatcaaaacagaaattaaggcttaaagaacacacatttatacataatcttacctttaaacttatttcctccaactcctttcctttttcccttattttcccctcttttctcttcttcttctttctcccttctctctcacggtttGCTCTCTCAAATATTcagatctcttcttctttttttttctttctatttatacttatcatctttttatacaattactacaatacccttCATTTAATTATACCAACTTTTAAGCCTCCAAGGGCTTTATTGCCTTTTACCTActcattaaatttcaaaacatcacaatatttttgatatcatcatattaaaataataaaaaacataaaaaaattaatttaaaggaatttttttaaaaaaatttcaaaaacactttttaactGCAAAATAAGCATTCTATTATATCAGTGATCTCTactcaaatttttaattaacatattgCAATTGTAAATAATTCATTCAACTAACATCATATTAGAGTTGAATTTTACTACTAATTATTAGCATTAAAACATCCCGCGCTTTCGAAGCCAAgacaaaaatttgaattcagaCAGCGGCTCTCACTCAATCACGCCCACTTTGCCATCTGTCCTTGACCTTTCAGACACAACAAAAACCCCACCTTTCTTGGTGTCCTCTTAACTTGTTCTTCCCCTCCTTCTCTCCTTGTCCTAAAGACTCAATCTTTAATGGCTTCCCGCTACAATTCATACGATTCAAGGTCCTCAACTTCCTCTTACTTCTCAGACCCATCTTCATCCACTGAGCTAAGCTACAAACACTCAACTTCACGCGCAATAATCAAGTCCAAACCAGCATATTTGTCAAAAATCAAGGTAAAAAACGATGGAAATGATCACAATTTAAGCACAATGGTGAAGAAATTCATGGAGAAGAAGTCAGTATCTTCCACGTCGAGTAAAGGGTCATCAAGTAAGGGTGTGGGGTTGGTGATTCCATCGGATTTAATAGCTGAGGACTTGAAAAAGACTGCAAGGAAAGGGACTGCTTTTATGGGGCTGCAGAAGAAGTTATTTGGGAAGGAAAATAAGAAGGAGATGAAGGGAGTGAAGGCGTTGACGGAGGCAAAAGTGAATAGTAATACAAGGACTTTAGCTATGGTTTTGAAGAGTGAGAGAGAGCTTTTGAGTGCTAATAAAGAACAAGAGTTGGAGATTCATAAGCTTAAGTTGATGCTTGAAGACAAGAACAAGGAAGTAAGTGGAGTTCAAgtaatgtttttgttgatttttttttcctttttgggttttggtttttgtatttactGGTGCTTTTGTTCTTTGGTTTGTAGGTTGAGAAGTTGAAAGATTTGTGCTTGAATCAAAGACAAGAGATCATGTCATTAAAAAGTTCAATACTTTTTCCTGATACAATGAATTCTCAACTTCAAGAGTTACTGGAGCAGCAAGGATCAGAATTGAAGCAAGCCAAACAACTCATTCCAACTCTTCAGAAGCAGGTCACTTCCCTTACAGGTCAATTGCAATACCTTGCAGAGGATCTTGCTGAGGTATTAACCTGAAAAGTTTTCCATGTTTTAGTGATTTTAAGTGTTTTCATTCAAGTTCTACTATTCTGAGttgatgttttgaattttttttttgtcaattgtGGTTTAAATGAAACCTAAAGTTTTTGCATGTACAAGTTCCCTGCTTTCTAGTGTATGGGACAGTCTTATGAATGCAGACTTTGGTTGCATAAATGAGCATTGAGGTTCTCCAGTAATTCCTATGCTAGCTCTATGTGATTTTCCATCTTAATTAGTATATTCAATGTTAGTATAAAATCAGATTCATCTTGAGATTGCTAGAATCAATGCTGTTCAAATTGTAAGGTTCTTTATTTAATGTCTAGTATATCTCTTAATAGAATTAGATTATAGATCATTTTACATGTTGAACATTATTGCAGCTATTGTGTTTATGCACGGTCAATAGATTGATTTCGTTTTTTGGacaaaagttttgaattttgcaCTGTTTTTCTCCTTTATCTGCCACATTTGTGTAGATAATATCTTCAAATTCAAACAAGGTGCTGCTTTATGATGGTATTTGGGGTGTGCAGTTGttaatgattttcttcttgaaaagGTGAAGGCAGATAAATATGCAAGGGCATGCATCCAATATCCTGGCAGCTCACCAGGAACACCATCATATGACAATGAAGAAACTGCCAATTCCTTGGTAAGTgtgccattttctttttcagatATTAACTTATAGTTGACAGAATTCTCCTCCAAACAAGTTACTATAGTTTTCAGAATTCTCCTTAGTGTGTTGTAGTATTAAGATTATAGGTCATCAGTGTTCATTTCCTAGCAAGGAGTCACAGTttcctttaattatttatttgtttatttttttagaatgaagTTATAATTTGATCATTAACTTGAAACATTGCTTTCATCATAAATAGAAAATCAATAATCTCATCTGGACCTGCCTTCTATCCACATTTTCTCATATACAAAAGAATGACTCTTAATCCCAGATAGAAGCATCAGTGTTCATTACACCAGGTGGGGTGGGTCTTCATATCTGTGGGGAGGATACCGGCTGTACTCGAACTGACCTGgtttaaatcaaatttcattttcaaattgttCGATCACTCTATTAAACTTACAGTAAAAGAGTAGGATATTTTTGAATTCTACTATTTTCACCGTGAAGGCCATTTGGAAAAATTGTTGAAGTTTTCTTGTGGGTTAAGCACTGAAATGTTGTGTACCGGAAATGCCATGATCTGCTTCTAAGTTCTGCTTTACGAACTTTATATGCCTGTTGATTCAAACTGTCTTTCCCTTAGCTCTTCTTCTTTGACAAACTGTCAATAACAATTCAGGAATTTAGCTCTTGCGATGGTGCAACCCCGGGTAGTCCAGATGACATGCTTCTCAAGGATTTAAATCCATGTTTAACACCCTATTGTGCCGAGAAAAAATCCAAGGTCAGCAGACAATGCTCCTTGACAAAATCCAATCCGAAAATGTCTATCCTATGACATGCACTCTATGCAACCTTGTAAGGAAAATACTGACAGAATGGACATTTCTTGTAGGAGTTTGAGACAATGGGCTATGAGTCTTCTCTTGACGCAAGCTTATCTGAGAGCAATACGCAAACTAGCAATGAACTTAGCTTCAGCTCTCGTCTGAGGAAGTTATCCAATAGTTCAGACTTTTACCAGAACTCCAGCTCAGGAAGCACAATGACCCGATCAACTCGCAGGTCAGATGAAAGCAAAGGAGCACACAGAAAGCAAACCCAACAAAGACATTTCTAGCATCCTACCGGTCATTCTGTTCTCATGGGGCATAAATGTAATCAACTGATgctttttttgtactttttttttaatgatgattaTGGACTATAGTATTATTGTTGCAATATCTCCTGGATGTAAATGTTGTTGTCTAAGCACTTGAATAAGGGGTGCAAAGCCATATATGTGAGTGGAAAAACATGTTATAGGATATGCTGTAGGGTTGTGCTATGGTATTAGTCTACagctatttttgtttaaaaagtcATGAGCTTGGAAAGGAATATTTTGGTAGCTCAAACTATTTTCTTCGTTCTTGTACCAAAATCTTGAAGTTAACCTTGCAAAACAAtgctataaaaagaaaacaaagttaaatagcAATTGACgaattgaaatatattattaaacttcATATGTGGGTTAAAACACTCTGAAGGCACAAGAAG of Populus trichocarpa isolate Nisqually-1 chromosome 16, P.trichocarpa_v4.1, whole genome shotgun sequence contains these proteins:
- the LOC7474086 gene encoding uncharacterized protein LOC7474086, which encodes MASRYNSYDSRSSTSSYFSDPSSSTELSYKHSTSRAIIKSKPAYLSKIKVKNDGNDHNLSTMVKKFMEKKSVSSTSSKGSSSKGVGLVIPSDLIAEDLKKTARKGTAFMGLQKKLFGKENKKEMKGVKALTEAKVNSNTRTLAMVLKSERELLSANKEQELEIHKLKLMLEDKNKEVEKLKDLCLNQRQEIMSLKSSILFPDTMNSQLQELLEQQGSELKQAKQLIPTLQKQVTSLTGQLQYLAEDLAEVKADKYARACIQYPGSSPGTPSYDNEETANSLEFSSCDGATPGSPDDMLLKDLNPCLTPYCAEKKSKEFETMGYESSLDASLSESNTQTSNELSFSSRLRKLSNSSDFYQNSSSGSTMTRSTRRSDESKGAHRKQTQQRHF